The Streptomyces sp. NBC_01775 genome includes a region encoding these proteins:
- a CDS encoding glycine betaine ABC transporter substrate-binding protein, translated as MNTKRIRTTAFAGVGILGVLAAGTGCAADTNAGGDDKKVVLAEPSWVGATANAAVVKKLLEDELDVKVEAKQMDEPVAFDALNSGKADAILEDWHGVPKKQKKYVEDKKTVVSGGDLGVVGHIGWFVPKYYADKHPDIVKDYKNLNKHYKDFKTSESGDKGQFIGAAPSYSQHDKELIKNLGMKFKHIPSGAEAAQLKELKRLYDAKKPFLTYWWQPQWMNEQIEMTEVKLPKHTPGCEIPASKAKCGYETNQLEKFMNKDFAEGDSDAAKFIKNFKWTTKDQNKVAGMIAGKKMEPEDAAEAWIKDNKSTWEKWIPKKK; from the coding sequence ATGAATACCAAGCGCATACGCACCACCGCCTTCGCCGGAGTCGGCATTCTCGGCGTCCTGGCCGCCGGCACCGGCTGCGCCGCCGACACGAACGCGGGCGGCGACGACAAGAAGGTCGTCCTCGCCGAGCCCTCCTGGGTGGGTGCCACCGCCAACGCGGCCGTCGTCAAGAAGCTCCTCGAGGACGAGCTGGACGTGAAGGTCGAGGCCAAGCAGATGGATGAGCCCGTCGCCTTCGACGCGCTCAACAGCGGCAAGGCCGACGCCATTCTGGAGGACTGGCACGGCGTCCCGAAGAAGCAGAAGAAGTACGTCGAGGACAAGAAGACCGTCGTCTCCGGCGGCGACCTCGGTGTCGTCGGCCACATCGGCTGGTTCGTGCCGAAGTACTACGCCGACAAGCACCCGGACATCGTCAAGGACTACAAGAACCTCAACAAGCACTACAAGGACTTCAAGACCTCCGAGAGCGGGGACAAGGGCCAGTTCATCGGCGCCGCGCCCTCCTACTCGCAGCACGACAAGGAACTCATCAAGAACCTGGGGATGAAGTTCAAGCACATCCCCTCCGGCGCCGAGGCGGCCCAGCTCAAGGAGCTGAAGCGGCTGTACGACGCCAAGAAGCCGTTCCTCACCTACTGGTGGCAGCCGCAGTGGATGAACGAGCAGATCGAGATGACCGAGGTGAAGCTGCCCAAGCACACCCCGGGCTGCGAGATCCCCGCGTCCAAGGCCAAGTGCGGCTACGAGACCAACCAGCTCGAGAAGTTCATGAACAAGGACTTCGCCGAGGGCGACAGCGACGCGGCGAAGTTCATCAAGAACTTCAAGTGGACCACCAAGGACCAGAACAAGGTCGCGGGAATGATCGCCGGTAAGAAGATGGAGCCGGAGGACGCGGCCGAGGCATGGATCAAGGACAACAAGTCCACCTGGGAGAAGTGGATCCCGAAGAAGAAGTGA
- a CDS encoding ABC transporter permease, which yields MSSSTLTKDEPVQPAAPGPEPAPEPPAGPPSALSRLVGNPKAVALAVAALVVVISALVTGSGIWPHGLTADVKTPLNDLDNWLVDNRESHWLFLYFLLHFSNAAEFSVDGITSLLDSMGYVGVTVLGTLIAWAAGGSDLSKRALRTGATALAVFAVCGVLGMWEPTMETLSLMVVAVLSAAVLGLLLGLASGLSDRCERLLRPVFDTMQVMPAFAFLLPLLLMFGVGVPSALIATVIYAAPPIARLTALGLRTADPAALEASISLGASPWQRLVTARLPLARRQMMLGLNQTIMMCLSMVVLASLIGGGGLGDEIYQALGGLKIGKALIAGVAVVLIAMLLDRTTAAAGERLDDVVKAGLSRTMARLRLAVWGLIVVLFGVFAAIGSSLGGDEWPEGWTVDIANSLDTKINWITDHLGSGIPVLGGTITWAEGFTEYVLNPLRDGLLATPWWALALLVAVVGWIVGTWRAALTGVICLALIGWMRLWDVAMDTLSQVLAGLVLTLVLGVLVGILCARVERAERIMRPVLDTMQTMPQFVYLIPVIALVGQNRTGGILAAIIYAAPAVIRITTQGLRHVDPAAMEASTSLGATSRQQLLGVQLPLARKSMLVALNQGVVLVLSMVVIAGLIGGGATGFMVVQGLSKGDLSQGFPAGVAIVCLGIMLDRLSQPSKGRNGD from the coding sequence ATGAGTTCCTCGACCCTCACCAAGGACGAGCCGGTCCAGCCGGCAGCCCCCGGCCCCGAGCCCGCCCCCGAACCCCCGGCCGGCCCGCCCTCGGCGCTCTCCCGCCTCGTGGGCAACCCGAAGGCCGTCGCCCTGGCCGTCGCCGCCTTGGTCGTCGTCATCAGCGCCCTGGTGACCGGCTCCGGCATCTGGCCGCACGGGCTCACAGCGGATGTGAAGACCCCGCTGAACGACCTGGACAACTGGCTGGTCGACAACCGTGAGTCGCACTGGCTCTTCCTGTACTTCCTGCTGCACTTCTCCAACGCGGCGGAGTTCTCGGTCGACGGCATCACCAGCCTGCTCGACTCCATGGGCTACGTCGGCGTCACCGTCCTCGGCACGCTGATCGCCTGGGCGGCCGGCGGATCCGACCTCTCCAAGCGCGCCCTGCGCACCGGCGCGACCGCGCTGGCCGTCTTCGCGGTCTGCGGCGTGCTGGGCATGTGGGAGCCGACGATGGAGACGCTGTCGCTGATGGTGGTCGCTGTCCTCAGCGCCGCGGTGCTCGGCCTCCTGCTCGGCCTGGCCTCGGGCCTGTCCGACCGCTGCGAGCGGCTCCTGCGCCCGGTGTTCGACACCATGCAGGTCATGCCGGCGTTCGCGTTCCTGCTGCCGCTGCTGCTGATGTTCGGCGTCGGCGTGCCCTCGGCGCTGATCGCCACCGTCATCTACGCGGCGCCGCCCATCGCCCGGCTCACCGCGCTCGGGCTGCGCACCGCGGACCCCGCCGCGCTGGAGGCGTCCATCTCGCTGGGCGCCAGCCCCTGGCAGCGGCTGGTCACCGCGCGGCTGCCGCTGGCCCGACGGCAGATGATGCTCGGCCTCAACCAGACGATCATGATGTGTCTGTCCATGGTCGTCCTCGCCTCCCTCATCGGCGGCGGCGGTCTCGGTGACGAGATCTACCAGGCCCTCGGCGGACTGAAGATCGGCAAGGCGCTGATCGCGGGCGTCGCCGTCGTCCTGATCGCCATGCTGCTGGACCGTACGACGGCGGCGGCGGGCGAGCGGCTCGACGATGTCGTCAAGGCCGGGCTCTCCCGCACCATGGCCCGGCTGCGGCTCGCCGTGTGGGGCCTGATCGTCGTGCTGTTCGGGGTCTTCGCCGCGATCGGCTCGTCGCTGGGCGGGGACGAGTGGCCCGAGGGCTGGACCGTCGACATCGCCAACTCCCTGGACACCAAGATCAACTGGATCACCGACCACCTCGGCTCCGGCATCCCCGTCCTGGGCGGCACCATCACCTGGGCCGAGGGCTTCACCGAGTACGTCCTCAACCCGCTGCGCGACGGCCTGCTGGCCACGCCCTGGTGGGCGCTGGCGCTGCTCGTCGCGGTCGTCGGCTGGATCGTCGGCACCTGGCGCGCGGCGCTGACCGGCGTGATCTGCCTGGCGCTGATCGGCTGGATGCGGCTGTGGGACGTCGCGATGGACACCCTCTCGCAGGTGCTCGCGGGGCTGGTCCTCACCCTCGTCCTCGGCGTGCTGGTCGGCATCCTGTGCGCCCGGGTGGAACGGGCGGAGCGGATCATGCGGCCGGTGCTGGACACCATGCAGACGATGCCGCAGTTCGTGTATCTGATCCCGGTGATCGCGCTGGTGGGCCAGAACCGCACCGGCGGCATCCTCGCCGCCATCATCTACGCGGCACCCGCCGTCATCCGCATCACCACGCAGGGGCTGCGCCACGTCGACCCGGCCGCGATGGAGGCGTCCACCTCGCTGGGTGCCACCAGCCGGCAGCAGCTCCTCGGGGTCCAGCTCCCGCTGGCCCGCAAGTCGATGCTGGTGGCGCTCAACCAGGGTGTGGTCCTGGTGCTGTCCATGGTCGTCATCGCCGGTCTGATCGGCGGCGGCGCGACCGGCTTCATGGTCGTGCAGGGCCTTTCCAAGGGTGACCTGTCCCAGGGCTTCCCGGCCGGCGTGGCCATCGTCTGCCTCGGCATCATGCTCGACCGTCTCTCCCAGCCCTCCAAGGGGCGCAACGGGGACTGA
- a CDS encoding quaternary amine ABC transporter ATP-binding protein, protein MSESPEATATVEDAAENPRDGGGGSASSVFSVRNLWKVFGPKAARIPDDASLTGLSQTELREKTGCTAAVRDVSFDVRKGEVFVVMGLSGSGKSTLVRCLTRLIEPTAGEVLLDGEDVVGMDKEQLREVRRHRAAMVFQNFGLLPHRSVTDNVAYGLEIQGQGKAERRARAAEMVAKVGLEGLGERRPGQLSGGQQQRVGLARALAVDPQVLLFDEPFSALDPLIRRDMQEEVIRLHREEGRTMIFITHDLSEALRLGDRIALMRDGAIVQLGTPEEIVANPADDYVRDFVRDVPREQVISVRRAMRPAASAEAGSGTEIPPDTLVADAIETVARSGALCRVVEDGRTLGVVDHASLLSVVAGLDKESDDGGDGGPRDGDGGKEREVAAV, encoded by the coding sequence ATGTCCGAGTCCCCTGAGGCCACAGCCACAGTCGAAGACGCCGCAGAGAACCCGCGAGACGGCGGAGGAGGTTCCGCTTCCTCCGTGTTCTCCGTCCGGAACCTGTGGAAGGTCTTCGGCCCCAAGGCGGCCAGGATTCCGGACGACGCCTCGCTGACCGGTCTGTCCCAGACCGAGCTGCGGGAGAAGACGGGCTGCACGGCCGCCGTGCGCGACGTCTCCTTCGACGTCCGGAAGGGCGAGGTATTTGTGGTCATGGGCCTGTCAGGCTCAGGCAAGTCCACGCTCGTCCGCTGCCTGACCCGGCTGATCGAGCCCACGGCGGGCGAGGTCCTCCTCGACGGCGAGGACGTCGTCGGCATGGACAAGGAGCAGCTGCGCGAGGTGCGCAGGCACCGCGCCGCCATGGTCTTCCAGAACTTCGGCCTGCTGCCCCACCGCTCCGTGACCGACAACGTCGCCTACGGACTGGAGATCCAGGGCCAGGGCAAGGCCGAGCGCCGCGCCCGCGCCGCCGAGATGGTCGCCAAGGTCGGCCTGGAGGGCCTGGGCGAGCGCCGCCCCGGGCAGCTGTCCGGCGGCCAGCAGCAGCGCGTCGGGCTGGCCCGCGCGCTCGCCGTCGACCCGCAGGTCCTCCTGTTCGACGAGCCGTTCAGCGCGCTGGACCCGCTGATCCGCCGCGACATGCAGGAGGAGGTCATCCGGCTCCACCGCGAGGAGGGCCGCACGATGATCTTCATCACCCACGACCTGTCGGAGGCCCTGCGCCTGGGCGACCGCATCGCGCTGATGCGCGACGGCGCCATCGTGCAGCTGGGCACCCCCGAGGAGATCGTCGCCAACCCGGCCGACGACTACGTGCGCGACTTCGTCCGCGACGTGCCGCGCGAGCAGGTCATCTCCGTACGGCGCGCCATGCGCCCGGCCGCCTCCGCCGAGGCGGGGTCCGGCACCGAGATCCCGCCCGACACCCTGGTGGCCGACGCCATCGAGACCGTCGCGCGCAGCGGCGCGCTCTGCCGCGTCGTGGAGGACGGCCGCACCCTCGGCGTCGTCGACCACGCGAGCCTCCTGAGTGTCGTCGCCGGTCTCGACAAGGAGTCCGACGACGGTGGGGACGGCGGCCCCCGCGACGGGGACGGCGGCAAGGAGCGGGAGGTGGCCGCGGTATGA
- a CDS encoding GMC family oxidoreductase: MSDYDYVIVGGGTAGSVIASRLAEDPDTTVALIEGGPTDIDRPEVLTLRKWLGLLGGELDYEYTTTEQPRGNSHILHSRAKVLGGCSSHNTLISFKPLPSDWDEWERAGAEGWGAKAMDPYFGKLRNNVVRVAKRDQNPIAQDWIDAAKDALGIPEVVGFNDRPFYEGVGFFDLSYHPGNNKRSSASVAYLHPHIEAGDRPNLHILLETWACKLELEGTRATGVHIRTKDGEEKLLTAGREVIVSAGAIDTPRLLNHSGIGRRQDLEALGIPVVHDLQGVGENLTDHPESVIVWETHGPLPGNSAMDSDAGLFVRRDPDHDGPDLMFHFYQIPFTDNPERLGYERPEHGVAMTPNIPKSRSRGRVYLTSADPGVKPALDFKYFEDENDYDGRTLVDGIKLAREVAKAEPFAKWLKREVCPGPEVTSDEDLSEYARKVAHTVYHPAGTCRMGAANDELAVVDPELRIRGLEGIRIADASVFPTLPAVNPMIGVLMLGEKAVDLIRPTATDNRETTAPGGVA; the protein is encoded by the coding sequence ATGTCCGACTACGACTACGTGATCGTCGGCGGCGGTACGGCCGGATCGGTGATCGCCTCACGGCTCGCCGAAGACCCGGACACCACCGTCGCCCTCATCGAGGGCGGTCCCACCGACATCGACCGGCCCGAGGTACTCACCCTGCGCAAATGGCTGGGCCTGCTCGGCGGCGAACTCGACTACGAGTACACGACGACGGAACAGCCGCGCGGCAACTCCCACATCCTGCACAGCCGCGCCAAGGTGCTCGGCGGCTGCTCCTCGCACAACACCCTCATCTCCTTCAAGCCCCTGCCCTCCGACTGGGACGAGTGGGAGCGGGCCGGGGCCGAGGGCTGGGGCGCCAAGGCCATGGACCCCTACTTCGGCAAGCTGCGCAACAACGTGGTGCGCGTGGCCAAGAGGGACCAGAACCCCATCGCGCAGGACTGGATCGACGCCGCGAAGGACGCGCTGGGCATCCCCGAGGTCGTCGGCTTCAACGACCGGCCCTTCTACGAGGGCGTCGGCTTCTTCGACCTCTCCTACCACCCCGGGAACAACAAGCGCTCCTCCGCCTCCGTCGCCTACCTCCACCCCCACATCGAGGCCGGCGACCGCCCCAACCTGCACATCCTGCTGGAGACCTGGGCCTGCAAGCTGGAGCTGGAGGGCACGCGCGCGACCGGGGTGCACATCCGCACCAAGGACGGTGAGGAGAAGCTGCTCACCGCCGGGCGCGAGGTCATCGTCAGCGCGGGCGCCATCGACACACCGCGGCTGCTCAACCACTCCGGCATCGGCCGCAGGCAGGACCTGGAGGCCCTCGGCATCCCCGTCGTCCACGACCTCCAGGGCGTGGGCGAGAACCTGACCGACCACCCTGAGTCGGTGATCGTGTGGGAGACCCACGGGCCCCTGCCGGGCAACTCCGCGATGGACTCCGACGCGGGCCTTTTCGTCCGCCGGGACCCGGACCACGACGGCCCGGACCTGATGTTCCACTTCTACCAAATACCGTTCACCGACAACCCCGAGCGGCTGGGCTACGAACGTCCCGAGCACGGGGTGGCGATGACGCCGAACATCCCCAAGTCCCGCAGCCGGGGCCGGGTCTACCTCACCTCGGCCGACCCCGGGGTCAAGCCGGCCCTCGACTTCAAGTACTTCGAGGACGAAAACGATTACGACGGCCGCACCCTGGTCGACGGCATCAAGCTGGCCCGCGAGGTGGCGAAGGCCGAGCCGTTCGCCAAGTGGCTCAAGCGCGAGGTCTGCCCCGGCCCCGAGGTGACCTCCGACGAGGACCTGAGCGAGTACGCCCGCAAGGTCGCGCACACCGTCTACCACCCGGCGGGCACCTGCCGGATGGGCGCGGCGAACGACGAACTCGCCGTCGTCGACCCCGAGTTGCGCATCCGCGGCCTGGAGGGCATTCGCATCGCGGACGCCTCCGTCTTCCCGACCCTGCCCGCCGTCAACCCGATGATCGGCGTGCTGATGCTGGGCGAGAAGGCGGTCGATCTCATCCGACCCACTGCGACCGACAACCGAGAGACAACGGCACCGGGAGGTGTTGCGTGA
- a CDS encoding aldehyde dehydrogenase family protein — translation MHIDGEWRTATAGGTREVLDPADATTLAVVAEGDAADTDAAIAAARRAFDQGEWPHTPTAERAALLRRVADLLQRDREEIALIESRDTGKTLEEGRVDVDDVTNAFRYFADLVMNESGGRVVDAGSADVHSVVVHEPVGVCAMITPWNYPLLQASWKVAPALAAGDTFVIKPSEITPMSTVHLVKLLVEAGLPAGVANLVTGAGDPVGARLSEHPDVDLVSFTGGLASGTKVAQAAAPTVKKVALELGGKNPNVVFADACATEEGFDATVDQALNAAFIHSGQVCSAGARLIIEESVKERFVAELAARAQRIRLGRGTEDGVECGPLVSEQQRAKTEDYVASALAEGAVARCGGERPKPSEVRPAEGYFYSPTVLDNCHRGMRVIREETFGPILTVESFSTEDEAVTLANDTEYGLAGAVFSSDTARARRVAARLRHGTVWINDFHPYLPQAEWGGFGKSGVGRELGPHGLAEYRETKHVYENLRPGPVRWFAG, via the coding sequence ATGCACATTGATGGCGAGTGGCGGACGGCCACGGCCGGCGGAACGCGGGAGGTTCTCGACCCCGCCGACGCCACCACGCTCGCCGTCGTCGCCGAGGGCGACGCAGCGGACACCGATGCCGCGATCGCCGCGGCCCGTCGCGCCTTCGACCAGGGCGAATGGCCGCACACCCCGACCGCGGAACGGGCCGCGCTGCTGCGGCGCGTGGCGGATCTGCTCCAGCGTGACCGCGAGGAGATCGCGCTCATCGAGTCCCGCGACACCGGAAAGACCCTCGAAGAGGGCCGGGTCGACGTGGACGATGTGACGAACGCCTTCCGGTACTTCGCCGACCTCGTCATGAACGAGTCCGGCGGCCGTGTCGTCGACGCGGGCAGCGCCGATGTGCACAGCGTCGTCGTCCACGAACCCGTGGGCGTCTGCGCCATGATCACTCCCTGGAACTACCCCCTCCTCCAGGCGAGCTGGAAGGTGGCCCCGGCGCTGGCGGCCGGCGACACCTTCGTCATCAAGCCCAGCGAGATCACCCCGATGTCCACGGTCCACCTGGTGAAGCTGCTGGTGGAGGCCGGGCTTCCGGCCGGTGTGGCCAACCTGGTCACCGGCGCGGGCGACCCCGTCGGAGCCCGGCTGTCCGAGCACCCCGACGTCGACCTGGTCTCCTTCACGGGCGGACTGGCCAGCGGAACCAAGGTCGCCCAGGCCGCCGCGCCCACCGTCAAGAAGGTCGCGCTCGAACTCGGCGGCAAGAACCCCAACGTCGTGTTCGCGGATGCCTGCGCCACCGAAGAGGGCTTCGACGCCACTGTCGACCAGGCACTCAACGCGGCGTTCATCCACAGCGGCCAGGTCTGCTCGGCCGGTGCCCGGCTGATCATCGAGGAGTCCGTCAAGGAACGCTTCGTGGCCGAGCTCGCAGCCCGTGCCCAGCGCATCCGCCTGGGCCGCGGTACCGAGGACGGCGTCGAGTGCGGGCCGCTGGTCTCCGAGCAGCAGCGGGCGAAGACCGAGGACTACGTCGCCTCCGCGCTCGCCGAAGGTGCCGTGGCGCGCTGCGGCGGAGAGCGGCCCAAGCCCTCCGAGGTCCGGCCCGCCGAGGGCTATTTCTACTCCCCGACGGTGCTGGACAACTGCCACCGCGGGATGCGGGTCATCCGGGAGGAGACCTTTGGCCCAATCTTGACAGTAGAGAGCTTCAGCACGGAGGACGAAGCTGTAACGCTTGCGAATGACACTGAGTACGGCCTCGCGGGCGCCGTCTTCTCCAGCGACACGGCCCGGGCGCGCAGGGTCGCCGCGCGGCTGCGCCACGGCACGGTGTGGATCAACGACTTCCATCCGTACCTGCCGCAGGCCGAGTGGGGAGGATTCGGCAAGTCCGGCGTCGGCCGTGAACTGGGCCCGCACGGTCTCGCCGAGTACCGCGAGACCAAGCACGTGTACGAGAACCTGCGCCCGGGCCCGGTCCGCTGGTTCGCCGGCTGA
- a CDS encoding LysR substrate-binding domain-containing protein: MVQRPAPETRVEHLFIDVNVGVVRRGHPLLDGEITPERFAAFEHVTASRRGKPRGPIDELLAERGLRRRVVTSVPTMNAALLVVAQSDLVGRSGLRLAVGQVERLNPATFAFPFDLPSLPVVQAWHPRQEKDPAHAWLRGCVREIAAALPGGAAPEPVAGPGRVPGQGLS, encoded by the coding sequence GTGGTGCAGCGCCCCGCGCCGGAGACGCGAGTGGAGCACCTGTTCATCGACGTCAACGTGGGTGTGGTGCGCCGGGGACACCCGCTGCTGGACGGGGAGATCACGCCCGAGCGGTTCGCCGCCTTCGAGCATGTGACCGCCTCGCGGCGCGGGAAGCCGCGCGGCCCCATCGACGAACTCCTGGCCGAACGGGGCCTGCGGCGGCGGGTGGTGACCTCCGTGCCGACGATGAACGCGGCGCTGCTGGTGGTGGCACAGAGTGACCTGGTGGGGCGGTCGGGGCTGAGGCTGGCGGTGGGACAGGTGGAACGGTTGAATCCGGCCACGTTCGCGTTCCCGTTCGACCTTCCGTCCCTCCCCGTCGTGCAGGCGTGGCACCCGCGCCAGGAGAAGGATCCAGCGCACGCCTGGCTGCGTGGCTGCGTCCGGGAGATCGCCGCGGCTCTGCCCGGCGGCGCCGCTCCGGAACCCGTCGCCGGGCCGGGCCGGGTGCCTGGCCAAGGCCTCTCCTAG
- a CDS encoding siderophore-interacting protein, which yields MPGAGVRFGRPEGGFVPRPGPRHHLFVGDETASAAFGPMARALHTQGAEVRAVIETDTPAERLPLHGDITWHCREGASAAPSAGLLAALREARLPEPGDALAYVAGEARTIQSVRRHLVHDRGRLRRAVVTKPFWTRGKRGLD from the coding sequence GTGCCCGGAGCGGGCGTACGCTTCGGCCGCCCCGAGGGCGGATTCGTACCGCGCCCCGGCCCCCGGCACCATCTGTTCGTCGGCGACGAGACCGCCTCGGCCGCGTTCGGCCCCATGGCCCGCGCGCTGCACACCCAGGGGGCCGAGGTGCGGGCCGTGATCGAGACCGACACACCGGCCGAACGCCTCCCCCTCCACGGGGACATCACCTGGCACTGCCGCGAGGGCGCCTCCGCCGCACCGTCCGCCGGACTCCTGGCCGCCCTGCGCGAAGCGCGGTTGCCGGAGCCCGGGGACGCCCTGGCCTATGTCGCCGGCGAGGCCCGCACCATCCAGTCGGTGCGCCGCCACCTGGTCCACGACCGGGGCCGGCTCCGCCGCGCGGTGGTGACCAAGCCGTTCTGGACCCGGGGCAAGCGCGGCCTGGACTGA